The following are encoded together in the Triticum dicoccoides isolate Atlit2015 ecotype Zavitan chromosome 6B, WEW_v2.0, whole genome shotgun sequence genome:
- the LOC119322122 gene encoding uncharacterized protein LOC119322122, whose translation MTFGQVDAMLQELEKEIDDVDAQVRNRWQLLDRLPMYWIGRAEGAIIKPPAHQVVECLLGGFPFIRRNHHVQLGTELILQANEDSDDVVALEACDSGLCSVNMQNLAQAGDFGKEQEAAVLVL comes from the exons ATGACTTTTGGACAG gTTGATGCTATGCTTCAGGAATTGGAAAAGGAGATTGATGATGTGGATGCACAAGTCAGAAACCGCTGGCAACTGCTTGATAG GCTGCCAATGTATTGGATAGGCCGAGCTGAAGGAGCAATCATCAAGCCACCCGCTCATCAGGTGGTGGAATGCCTGCTTGGTGGCTTCCCATTCATTCGCAGGAATCATCATGTTCAACTTGGTACTGAGTTGATCCTGCAAGCCAATGAAGATTCAGACGATGTGGTTGCTCTGGAGGCTTGTGACTCTGGTTTGTGTTCTGTTAACATG CAAAATCTGGCTCAGGCAGGTGATTTCGGGAAGGAGCAGGAAGCTGCTGTATTGGTGCTATAG